The Hypomesus transpacificus isolate Combined female chromosome 3, fHypTra1, whole genome shotgun sequence genome has a window encoding:
- the mrpl33 gene encoding 39S ribosomal protein L33, mitochondrial — protein sequence MFLTTVNLAKAKSKTLLVQMMSAAGTGYCFNTKRNRLREKLVLRKHDPFVNKHVLFIEKKKIRSI from the exons ATGTTCCTAACTACAGTTAATT TGGCCAAGGCGAAGTCAAA GACACTGCTGGTGCAAATGATGAGTGCTGCTGGGACGGGTTACTGCTTCAACACCAAGAGGAATCGATTACGGGAAAAGTTAGTACTGCGCAAACACGATCCATTTG TGAACAAGCATGTCCTCTTTATTGAAAAGAAGAAGATCAGGTCAATTTAA